The following nucleotide sequence is from Lytechinus variegatus isolate NC3 chromosome 12, Lvar_3.0, whole genome shotgun sequence.
ttttcgcgtgttgttaaattcgcggccgatcggcaattcgcgaaatccgcgaaaataaaacccccgcgaaaataacagctcctacagtaatttgtttagtaaaatatcatgattaatggtgtcgaaggccttggagaagtccaggaacaaaccaattaaatgagaaGATTTATCGATTGAATGTGCCGCTTTTTCAATGAAACTCAATAATGCATGTGTAGTGCTATGCTTTTCCCTAAATCCAAATTGggaatttgaaagtatattatttgatttgagaaaattaATAGTTCTTTTATAAAAATAGTTCTTTCATAAATAATCTTTTctgttatttatatttaataatcttttctgttatttaataatcttttctgttatttaataatcttttctgttatttatattttgtgtttGTATTAACAAATAAtggggaaaaattaataaatccaGATTTTTAAATGCTCTTATTGTATAACCAACTAATTTCTCTTTTTGGCCTAATTCTGATTATTATGAAATGTCATCAACCTTATTATCGTCCATTATAGAAATCCACCCATGGCAAGTCTTAAAGCctgtatatatgtacatgtaaaattggtttatttttatttgtatggaTTTTGCAGTCCATTTCTAAACATGTATTTGATCTACATctggtttgataatttttttggaaatgtGGGCTCACGGTACTGTAGTTGAATAAGTCATTGATCTTGTATTTAAgcatttaaaattcaatagttGGTACAATAGTTACACTAAAAGTTGTTTACTTTCGTAAAACCTGAGTCTTTTACCAGAGTACCCCCCACCCTCTCAGCCATCTTCCCCAGGGAATTAGACCTGCTGCTTTCTTCCAACAATTAGCATACTAAACAAacactattttcttttattcacagAGAGACGTCGCTCAAGATCAAGATCACCTGTACGGAGGTATAGGAGATCAAGGTAAGACAGGAACACATTGATGCCACAGTCACAATGGCATAACCAACTCCAAATTTACCAgtggtatgtcattggaaaaCACAGAAGCTTTGATTGGTCAAGATTTGGTGTCGTTGGTTTGACTTTAGCATTACAGCTTTTTTTCTTCAAGCTATTTAAGTATTGTCAGCTGGTTTGGGATTGGCTGCAGTTTGAGGTACAGGAGGGGGTTTCACAAAGATGaattagagtcgcacttaaatgcctactTGCGCACGGTATAAAACACATGACCACATTGATCAGATCATGCCAAAAGGAAGAGCACTACTGCATATTTATCAATAAGATGGGGCGATGCATTTCATTTATGCGTCagcatctttgtgaaacacccccaggacATACACGTAGGGGCCAGAAATACAAACCAGTGATTGAACGCACATTTGATTTCCAAAGTTAATTGCACATTgttttcaatgcaaattgattgcaaaaattgttttatgatCGTTGTTCGCCATTGTGTCACTGGGCCTGGGAGAACTCTGCTATTAATACAGGAATACAGTATCCTGatggagaaaaaaacaaacattgtacaagatcaaaattttggtctctttgtaaaatttctcttatgtaCATACTTCGAAAAAATACAGGAGAAGGAATGGGTATAGTTTTCTTTGCAATCATGTAATGTCAAATCGTGTCTGTCATGGCTTGGTAAGTTGGCATGATCTCTTTGCTGTATCAACTTTGCTGTATTCAGGTTATATACTGAATATAGAGACAAATCATCCACACAAGCATCTGGcattataccgtgtttacacttaatcggcttttgcatcggctcgtggttctgaaccgcgagccgatgcagaatcagcTTTTTTACTACATGTAAACAGAGAGCagattctgcatcggcaattggtgcgcatttcatttactttaccattgtgacgtaattgtaagCGCACAGATCCAGCGTTATCTTTATTATGACATATATTGTTGGTGTGCGTATCATTTCAGAtttttgcatcggctcgcggttctgaaccacGAGCTGTAACAGCCTGTAAACGCATTGCAAGATAAACCAAAAgctgattctgcatcggcttttggttcagaaccaaaagccgattaagtgtaaacacagTAATTGTTGCCAATTTTTGTAGCTAGTTTCAGTTCATTCTTTCAGCAGGAAAATAGGTACATGTTGCAAAAGCAATGGaacaaatagaaaatgaaattaaaattgaagcAAAGAAAAATTTTGAAGTACAGtacgacctctcttatccggcctccccttatccggatctctctattatccggacgcacactcgccaagttttctttttctttaattcaatctAGTATGTGAGGAGATTttaatctaaactcaatcctatatgcaaactcactttgattacatatattttccaatttagTCTACctacaacaaaattatttttcatgaaaatatgtcacCCAAATCACCGAGAGAACTTAGGcatgataatttccagtaaatcagggcgCAGCGCAAAaatttcatcacgtttctcttttGGCTTCccgggaaaaacaacacatgtcttgCTAGCTAAAGTTAGGCCTCAATACTGATAGCACCATCTATCATGTTTAAGCCTACTGTCagtgtaacaatggctgacattgcgaagctgcgatacccgccgcgatgatctaattgtaaaacttagttttatcgagtcattctcttttttttcgaggtatgctcgatgtatacctcaatCATTTTAGCAGGTGAATTATCCAACAGTTTTAGCCATTGATCGATTTCATTTCCGTAAAAATACAGCATATAGTTTGCACTGACACTGCAGTGAATACTGTCTGTGCACCCACTACAATAGATAACATGTAGGTACCGCCGTTCGCCTGGGGAGGCAGCCAGcagcgcagctgcgtgtatttaatattgggtctcccagatccggataaatccctgaTCCGGATTGGTGCCagtcccaacgtgtccggataagaaAGGTCGGACTGTAATACAACcaattttgtttgtaaaaaCGTGCACTTGGGGTGGCTGGTTTATGTTGGAAGGTGACTGATATTTGTAGATTAAGTAAGTGCTATCTACTCTTCATAGGCATCATAAATAAATCTACCATTGACATTGTGATCGATTGCTACATTTTGTGTTATGGGGCCCatggtggtgtttcataaagctgtttctAACTTATAAACACCTTTGCAAATGACTGATGATCTGTTAGTGTTTAAtcagctacatacatgtaggggtcATTTGGCACAAGAATATCACCTTGgacccgtaacacaaagtttagcaatcATAAAAATTCTTTGATTGCGTTTGTTTAAAATGCACAATTAAACATGAGAGTCAATCGtacgattgatcgctaatcatTATGTTGCATGACCCAGTTGTATGAAGATGTGGGAGAAGTCATACATATATATCAATTAGGATCAACTTTATGAGGAAGCCCCCAAATAGTAGTATACACTTGATTAATCTGAATATACAAATGCTAACTATCATTAACTGTTATCAAGCAATGGTtactttgttatattttcattattatgaacTTGACCAATTGACTACCTAGCTGTTCCTGTATGAAGCCTATGGGTATTGCTTTGTTGAGTAGCCACTAAGCAGAGCTGCTAACTAGTACTGACTTTCAGTATTGAGTTCCTACAAatgagagcggtgttggctcagtcggtaacgcgtctgcccgtcgaaccaaagatcgtgggttcgagtccaccctgggcggatgactgaagccagtgcgttgtgtgtaaacgtctctcccatgtttcgtagatgcaggctatgttacaatggaaaacactccgtccctcggataggacgttaaatggaggccccgtgtagtggagagtcaccacctttgcacgttaagaacccactgcactattcgtataagagtagggggaaaccccggtgtagtggtccacctgcattccccccaatcagttatatcgggaggagagacctgcgggtcatagtgattcagttcgcttttcgcgtCCCacgcacaggtgacgccaaacaaataataataataaaaaagaatactgatggtttcatgcaaagtgCTAATTTCTTATGATGTTTCAGTTTTAATGTGttgccctacatgtatgttatttctttgaaaatactgattttcatcCTTTAAATTTCTGAAATGTactttttcaggttggcagctctgaccTAGTTGATAGTGTTTTCTGCTTTCCCTTTGCTTTAGGTCAAGATCAAGGTCGCCAAGGAGGAGAAGATCCCGGACTCCATCAccaaggaggagaagaaggagcgAGTAAGTTCTGTAATCTCAGTATTTCAATTAAACATGTAGTGGTAACGATCATGAAATGTGTATGAATgttagaaaaacaaacaaattgtCACCCATGTGTTTGGTTATGTAACTATAGAATGAAGTGCCAATGTGTGTTACAATTATTTTGGTAGAAGAATAGTAATTGCTGAGTGGTAAAATAAGTTTTATTAGGTAGACAGATATTTATCAGAGTCATAATAAAGCATGTGCTTctttgtgttggtgatcttgAGCATTCTCTGGTTTCAATGTAGATCTATTTCACAGAAGTTGAATTACATAAACTATGCAGCACTTTTCAGTTCTAAATGTCTACGACCTGGTATGATAACGGTCAACCTTGATTTGAAAGGCTTTCTATTGAAAATATCTGCTTTATTGCACTGTGTGATTTGGTTTTAATCAAATGCTGGTTTGTTAATGATTTATAACTTTCTAATTCCTTATAGTCAGACACATTGTCAGGTTGGATTATCTCTCTCTAATTCTGAGTTTTTTATTGACTTTTAAAAGATAAACTTGATTGTTAATACTTGCAGAAATTGTGTGCATTAAAGGCAAAGTTTTTCATCCAAATATTGGTATGAATACCTTTGAGCATTTTTCATAGTGATTTTAAAGTTGCTAAGTTGGCACCACAAGAATCAGTGAATGTAATTatgttatccttttttttcagaatgcaCCTATGCATCTCAAAATTCTGTTTGTGTTTTTGTACTGATATCAGTTCTTTTACTAAAAATATAATTCTGTGATCCTTCTTCTGCAGAACACCGGAGAGACCTGGGCCTAGCAGAGGACGGAGTTATGAACAGGAAAAGCCAGAAATTGATGGTAAGTGGAAGATAGGAAATCATTTCTATCATGGATTAAACCAGTATCAATGCACTGCCAAgatattaaaaattgaaattctaggaGAGTGACTTCTTGTGGAATCATTTTATAGTAATTTATAAATAGTAAGCTTGCATAAGTTGAACACCAGTAAGTTTCACGTAACCTTATTTGTGGGTATTACCAGGGcctcatcttacaaagagttgcgattgatttgatcaaccacaactatggaaagccagcagcgtcaatttctaatttcatgtttttgctaaatattttctagataagaTGTATCTTCATAccttcattgatttcttgaaaattcattgtgcttctttctttatttacaaaggacattttgcaaatttcctgtagtaaaaattatgacattgatggattttaaTGTAGCTGAGGTAGAACAGTTCAATCATATCTCTTTGTAAGATTGGGTCCTGATCCTCTTTCACTTTATTGAATTAAATTCATTAAGGTATATGCAATAAAATCAGTTTTTAATTTTAGCCTGTGTTATGCCTCATTTACTACCTGAGTTAAAATACTAATTACTCTGCTATAAAGTCCaacaaaaatttcatgaagcatAAGAATAGACATACATGCACATCCTAAGGTGAAGAAAGTGTTACAGAGGCCTGGgtagttttttttctattagcTATAAGCACCCTTATATGACAAAATGGTGTGAAATCCCCCTTTTTAGGGCTGAGGACATGCAGGTTGAATCCTGTTACTTTTCATTATGAAGACATGTTAAAACAATGCATGTTAATTGTGCAAGTTGTGCCGGTTGTTGCATttagcatgttttatatcttgtGGTGTTCATTTCAGAGAAAAAGTTGGAGGACATGACAGAGGATGAGATTGAGATGATGAAAGTCATGGGTTTTGCAGCATTTGATACCACCAAGGTGAGTTTAAAAAATTtgacatattaataataattggcatttatatagcgctttatcaatctgcGACTGTTCAAAGTGCTTCACatttattattacccggtcactggattcatagcattccaagcaacctgttaggcgcaaacttgctaaaccatcTGAGCCCTATGCCTGAGATAATGGTTCTGAGCCATGTTACCCATGGCACTTGCTGGAATGGTTACCATAGTTACAGAGATCTCTTTATAAAACAGGACCTTGGTGGACAGAATAATAATTGGTTGGATCCTTAGAATAAACAATGCAACTATTAACGGCAGGTTTTCTTAGTGCTTTTATGGTGTCAGTATATTATCACGAACCCAGTTTCCCAATGCTTATTACACTGGTTTTAACACACAAATCTGGTTTTCAGACCCAGGAATAAATGCATTGAACCAGATAAAGAGTAATTTTGACTGAGAATTCAGTGATTGAATTCTCAGTTGATGCATGTATGGTACATGTTCTAAAGTTCATATGAATAAAAAGCGAAAATCAAATTGTGAATCCACAACACTGAAAACATTACCAAAATCCatataaagaaagttatgacatttcaggTTTCCACTTAATTTCACGCATCAGCTACTTGCTACTTGAACACTGAATTTTCATCTGAATTTGCAGTTTCACACTTGCTTGAATATTCCTTGATTATGAACTTTTCCTAgaaatttttttgttgaaatccACAATAAAACATGTTGCAAATCTGTCAATTCAATGAACATCTGTGATAAAAACATGGTCATCCTATcctgtttctttattttcacaGGGTAAACGTTTGTTTATGTTCACAGGGTAAACATGTAGATGGTGCAAGTAACGCATTTGCAGCTAACATACAAACAAAGAGGAAGTACAGGTAAGTCTTATTATAAAGCAAAGTTTTATACTATACTGTACTCTTCCACCTTCTgctcattatttttccttccaTTTTCATTGCATTTATCCTCCTTACTTCTCtcctcccccctcctcaaatttctCCACCTCCTTTCTCCTCCTaattcctcttcctcctttctcctccctcctcctcttcccccctcctcttcccctctcttcctcctttctccttATTCCTCCacctccttcctcttcttcctccttcctcctctccctcctcctcttcctctacctcttcccccttctcctcctccttcctcctccttcctcctaattcctcctccctctttcctcctccttcctcctcgtcctccctcctcttcctctttcctcctcctcctcttcctcctcctcatttTGACGATGCCTGAGGCATTGTTTTAGGTCGTCCAGCCCATTATCGTTTCTGTGATTTAGATGAAAGGTTTATTATGTCCCTCTACTACAAAGGATTGTGATAGATTGGGAATATGAAAACTCAATTCTAATTAGTTTCTGGTCAGTATtgtgagcaagatatgcaaagaATGGTCTTGATAGGCAGATTAATATCCAACCTTCATGTAACAGATCCCTTGTTAGTTCTTGGGGGTATCAAGGTCAGAGTTTAAAGAACCATGTGTACCTAAGGGAGGGGGTAGATTCGGGGGTCACAAGGTCAAATACCAAAGGTCATGGAGGTTTTCATGTATCAACTTCAAACTGTGCTTATGTGAGTAACGATGATCTGATCAGATTAATGGTCACAGGTTTGAATTTCAAAACTCAAAGAGTTCATATTCATGCATATGGATAATTTTTGCGattaatttactttttttagatGTGAAGAATTTTAGAATTGTTTCATGGATGAactctgtacatgtacattgctcATTTATGAGAGTGACAGTGATCTTGGGCAATAGTCTGAAGATTGCATTacttctctctgtctctctctttttttctctctgtatatATGTACCTGTATATTCACTGATTATTTAATAACGAAAGTATGGTATCTTTAAATGGATGTTGCTGTATTTTTATCTTCATAACAGGCAGTACATGAACAGGAGAGGAGGCTTCAATCGCCCTCTTGATTTCATCGCTTAGATCCTCATAAATTCCGTTTTGATGTTGGAGCAAGTAGAACTTTGTCACATCTTTTAACACCAAGAGAACATTGTCCTGTATGCACAAACTGAGAGGTGTTGGTAACTTTAGGTTACATTTTGGAAGCTGTTGCATTCGTTTGGATGA
It contains:
- the LOC121424870 gene encoding U4/U6.U5 small nuclear ribonucleoprotein 27 kDa protein-like isoform X1 → MGRSRSRSRSPRRRERRRSRSFSPRDRDRGDRDRDRDVDRRRRFTERRRSRSRSPVRRYRRSRSRSRSPRRRRSRTPSPRRRRRSETPERPGPSRGRSYEQEKPEIDEKKLEDMTEDEIEMMKVMGFAAFDTTKGKHVDGASNAFAANIQTKRKYRQYMNRRGGFNRPLDFIA
- the LOC121424870 gene encoding U4/U6.U5 small nuclear ribonucleoprotein 27 kDa protein-like isoform X2, yielding MGRSRSRSRSPRRRERRRSRSFSPRDRDRGDRDRDRDVDRRRRFTERRRSRSRSPVRRYRRSRSRSRSPRRRRSRTPSPRRRRRSETPERPGPSRGRSYEQEKPEIDEKKLEDMTEDEIEMMKVMGFAAFDTTKGKRLFMFTG